One window of the Arvicanthis niloticus isolate mArvNil1 chromosome 23, mArvNil1.pat.X, whole genome shotgun sequence genome contains the following:
- the Mthfd1 gene encoding C-1-tetrahydrofolate synthase, cytoplasmic isoform X2 — protein MHDLLLWNNATVTTCHSKTANLDKEVNKGDILVVATGQPEMVKGEWIKPGAVVIDCGINYVPDDSKPNGRKVVGDVAYDEAKERASFITPVPGGVGPMTVAMLMQSTVESAQRFLLKFKPGKWTIQYNKLSLETPVPSDIAISRSCKPKLIGNLAREIGLLTEEVELYGDTKAKVLLSALDRLKHQPDGKYVVVTGITPTPLGEGKSTTTIGLVQALGAHLHQNVFACVRQPSQGPTFGIKGGAAGGGYSQVIPMEEFNLHLTGDIHAITAANNLVAAAIDARIFHELTQTDKALFNRLVPSVNGVRRFSDIQVRRLRRLGIEKTDPTTLTDDEINKFARLDIDPETITWQRVLDTNDRFLRKITIGQSPTEKGHTRTAQFDISVASEIMAVLALTTSLEDMRERLGKMVVASSKKGEPISCEDLGVSGALTVLMKDAIKPNLMQTLEGTPVFVHAGPFANIAHGNSSIIADRIALKLVGPEGFVVTEAGFGADIGMEKFFNIKCRYSGLQPHVVVLVATVRALKMHGGGPTVTAGLPLPKAYTEEDLDLVEKGFSNLRKQIENARMFGVPVVVAINAFKTDTDAELDLIGRLSREHGAFDAVKCTHWAEGGQGALALAQAVQRASQAPSSFQLLYDLKLSVEDKIRVIAQKIYGADDIELLPEAQNKAETYTKQGFGNLPICMAKTHLSLSHNPEQKGVPTGFILPIRDIRASVGAGFLYPLVGTMSTMPGLPTRPCFYDIDLDPETEQVNGLF, from the exons ATGCATGACCTGCTTCTGTGGAACAACGCCACGGTGACCACCTGTCACTCCAAGACTGCCAATCTGGACAAGGAG GTGAATAAAGGAGACATTCTGGTGGTTGCCACGGGACAGCCTGAGATGGTGAAGGGGGAGTGGATCAAGCCTGGGGCTGTGGTCATAGACTGTGGGATCAATTATGTTCCAG ATGATTCAAAACCAAATGGAAGGAAAGTCGTGGGTGACGTGGCATATGATGAGGCCAAGGAGAGGGCAAGCTTTATCACACCTGTCCCTGGTGGCGTGGGGCCCATGACCGTGGCAATGCTGATGCAG AGCACAGTAGAGAGCGCACAGCGCTTCCTGCTGAAATTTAAGCCAGGGAAGTGGACAATTCAGTATAACAAGCTGAGCCTGGAGACACCTGTCCCAAG TGACATTGCTATATCACGATCTTGCAAACCAAAGCTCATCGGTAACCTGGCCCGAGAAATTGGGCTACTCACAGAAGAGGTGGAATTGTACGGGGACACAAAGGCCAAGGTCTTGCTGTCAGCATTAGATCGCctgaagcatcagccagatgggAAATACGTCGTGGTGACTGG AATTACTCCAACACCCCTGGGAGAAGGGAAAAGTACAACCACAATCGGGCTGGTGCAAGCCCTCGGCGCCCACCTGCATCAGAATGTTTTTGCGTGTGTGCGACAGCCTTCACAGGGCCCCACCTTTGGGATAAAAG GTGGCGCTGCAGGAGGCGGCTATTCCCAGGTCATTCCTATGGAAGAG TTTAATCTCCACCTCACTGGTGACATCCACGCCATCACTGCTGCTAATAACCTCGTGGCTGCTGCCATCGATGCTCGGATATTTCATGAGCTGACCCAGACAGACAAG gCTCTCTTTAATCGTCTGGTACCTTCAGTAAATGGAGTAAGAAGGTTCTCTGACATCCAAGTCCGCAGGCTACGG agGCTCGGCATTGAGAAGACTGACCCCACCACACTGACAGATGATGAGATAAACAAATTTGCAAGACTGGATATTGATCCAGAAACTATAACGTGGCAGAGAG TGTTGGACACCAACGATAGATTCCTGAGGAAGATCACAATTGGACAGTCTCCAACAGAGAAAGGCCACACACGCACG GCCCAGTTTGATATCTCTGTGGCCAGTGAAATCATGGCAGTCCTAGCCCTTACTACTTCTCTGGAAGACATGAGAGAAAGACTGGGCAAAATGGTGGTGGCATCCAGTAAGAAAGGGGAGCCCATCAGCTGTGAAGACCTG GGTGTGAGTGGGGCGCTGACAGTGCTGATGAAGGACGCAATCAAGCCCAATCTCATGCAGACCTTAGAG GGCACaccagtgtttgtccatgctggGCCTTTCGCCAACATTGCACACGGGAATTCCTCCATCATTGCAGACCGGATTGCACTCAAGCTGGTGGGCCCTGAGGGCTTTGTAG TGACAGAAGCAGGATTCGGAGCAGACATAGGAATGGAAAAGTTCTTCAACATCAAGTGCCGGTATTCTGGTCTCCAGCCGCACGTGGTGGTTCTGGTGGCCACTGTCAGGGCTCTTAAGATGCACGGGGGTGGCCCCACG gtCACCGCTGGACTGCCTCTTCCCAAGGCTTACACAGAAGAG GACCTGGACCTGGTTGAAAAGGGCTTCAGTAACTTgaggaaacaaatagaaaatgctAGAATGTTTGGAGTGCCTGTCGTCGTGGCCATAAATGCATTCAA GACAGATACAGATGCTGAGCTGGACCTCATTGGCCGCCTCTCCAGAGAACATGGGGCTTTTGATGCTGTCAAGTGCACCCACTGGGCAGAAGGGGGCCAGGGGGCCTTAGCCCTGGCTCAGGCTGTCCAGAGAGCTTCACAGGCCCCCAGCAGCTTCCAGCTCCTCTATGACCTCAAG CTCTCAGTTGAGGATAAAATCAGGGTCATTGCACAGAAGATCTACGGGGCCGATGACATCGAATTGCTCCCCGAAGCACAGAACAAAGCAGAAACCTACACAAAGCAG GGCTTTGGGAATCTACCCATCTGCATGGCCAAAACACACTTGTCTTTGTCTCACAACCCAGAGCAAAAAGGGGTGCCTACTGGCTTCATTCTGCCCATCCGGGACATCCGTGCCAGCGTTGGAGCTGGTTTCCTGTACCCTTTAGTAGGAACG